From the Pomacea canaliculata isolate SZHN2017 linkage group LG4, ASM307304v1, whole genome shotgun sequence genome, one window contains:
- the LOC112562801 gene encoding potassium voltage-gated channel protein Shaw-like isoform X5: MCGGAMFSAYRRLSQLDTSIKLDILVGSGEWSLSRKLVSGQRHPTAASMATEEQDDDEDAEPDVTSASTAPSLHAAHCRCSSDKFNLPAGVATDKNQNSGSSFLTIQPDVSVCTCQLSGVSLGGLTAPDGSRTSLASAVANSNRKLRRHRARKATVIFNVGGQVFETYRSTLKRFKNSFFADDDKMRAYFRPAHGDYFFDRDPTAFGAVLNYLRTGELHVPTTMCGPALQNELEFWGVDELDIERCCWTQYNTWKTQSRSLEKLEYDRKFSTTQNLQALKGKNSGCWGSTRAAAWKFLQDPGSSRAAKAYAWVSIVFVFISIFSFCAETHPFFRVRLEDVQQFSSLYRFFNLEALQSVLKSHRQLGRNSTRPSPYNGTAGSGEDAGKETAEDNDLPHPSLLIMDLCCLIFFTIEYLTRFVCSPSKVNFLRSFQNIIDFVAISPDYVELLFLIIDPMRREGNIVMDLMFILRMLRLCRIFRLIRHVPGLWILLYTLKASFNELMLMCVFLLIGMVVFATLMHFVESQNGFRNIPVGFWWSVVTMTTVGYGDIVPQTAGGYVIGSCCAVAGLLMIAFTVPIIVSNFVLYYTHVQYGLARRDREIERLTEEQGGGGDEESGQGTESGQGSRTDLSDVRGVLPHPRPAVDSAAIALGQHVALTSHAATDDEVGEGGKCRFELSSDLVSL, encoded by the exons GTGGGGTCTGGAGAATGGAGTCTCAGTCGTAAGCTTGTCAGCGGACAGCGCCATCCCACGGCCGCCTCCATGGCAACGGAGGAGCAAGATGACGACGAGGACGCGGAgcctgacgtcacttccgccagCACGGCCCCGAGCCTGCACGCTGCTCACTGCCGTTGCTCCAGCGACAAGTTCAACCTGCCCGCCGGCGTCGCGACCGACAAGAACCAGAACTCGGGCTCCAGCTTCCTCACCATCCAGCCGGACGTGTCCGTGTGCACGTGTCAGTTGTCTGGGGTCTCGCTTGGCGGGCTGACGGCTCCAGATGGCTCCCGAACCTCTTTGGCGTCTGCTGTTGCCAATAGCAACCGGAAGCTGCGTCGACACCGCGCGCGCAAGGCCACGGTGATCTTTAACGTGGGCGGCCAGGTCTTCGAGACCTACCGCTCCACCCTCAAGCGCTTCAAGAACTCTTTCTTCGCGGACGACGACAAGATGCGCGCCTACTTCCGCCCGGCTCACGGGGACTACTTCTTCGACCGTGACCCCACGGCTTTTGGGGCGGTGCTGAACTATTTGCGCACGGGGGAGCTGCACGTGCCCACCACGATGTGCGGCCCCGCCCTGCAGAACGAGCTGGAGTTCTGGGGCGTGGACGAGCTGGACATCGAGCGATGCTGCTGGACGCAGTACAACACGTGGAAGACTCAGAGCCGCTCGCTGGAGAAGCTGGAGTACGACCGCAAGTTCTCCACCACCCAGAACCTACAAGCCCTCAAGGGCAAGAACTCGGGGTGCTGGGGGAGCACGCGGGCTGCCGCCTGGAAATTCCTACAAGACCCAGGATCCTCCAGAGCGGCAAAG GCATACGCTTGGGTGTCCATCGTCTTTGTGTTCATCTCCATCTTCTCCTTCTGCGCCGAGACGCATCCTTTCTTCAGGGTCCGCCTGGAGGACGTGCAGCAGTTCTCTTCTCTTTACCGCTTCTTCAATCTGGAGGCGCTGCAGTCGGTCCTCAAGAGCCATCGGCAGCTGGGCCGCAACAGCACGCGACCTTCACCTTACAACGGCACCGCAGGCTCTGGGGAGGATGCCGGGAAGGAGACAGCGGAGGACAATGACCTGCCTCACCCCAGCCTGCTCATCATGGACCTGTGCTGCCTCATCTTCTTCACCATCGAGTACCTCACGCGCTTCGTGTGCTCGCCCAGCAAGGTCAACTTCCTCAGGTCCTTCCAGAACATCATCGACTTCGTGGCCATCTCGCCAGACTACGTGGAGCTGCTCTTCCTCATCATCGACCCCATGCGGCGCGAAGGCAACATCGTCATGGACCTCATGTTCATTTTGCGCATGCTCCGCCTGTGTCGGATCTTCCGGCTGATCCGGCACGTGCCGGGACTGTGGATCTTGCTGTACACGCTCAAGGCGTCCTTCAACGAGCTCATGCTGATGTGCGTCTTCCTGCTCATCGGCATGGTCGTCTTCGCCACCCTCATGCACTTCGTCGAGAGCCAGAACGGCTTCCGCAACATCCCCGTAGGATTTTGGTGGAGTGTGGTTACCATGACGACGGTAGGCTACGGGGACATCGTGCCGCAAACGGCGGGCGGCTACGTCATCGGCTCGTGCTGCGCTGTGGCGGGGCTGCTGATGATCGCCTTCACGGTTCCCATAATAGTCAGCAACTTCGTGCTGTACTACACGCACGTGCAGTATGGTCTGGCTCGCCGAGACCGCGAGATCGAGAGGCTGACGGAGGAACAGGGGGGCGGGGGTGACGAGGAGAGCGGTCAGGGTACGGAGAGCGGTCAGGGCAGCAGGACTGACCTGTCTGACGTCAGAGGGGTGCTCCCTCACCCCCGCCCCGCCGTCGACTCGGCGGCCATCGCCTTAGGACAGCACGTGGCGCTGACGTCACACGCCGCGACAGATGACgaggttggggaagggggaAAATGTAGGTTTGAGCTCTCCAGCGACTTGGTCAGCTTGTAG
- the LOC112562801 gene encoding potassium voltage-gated channel protein Shaw-like isoform X7: MFVSATHSTLPCHPTDTCLQVGSGEWSLSRKLVSGQRHPTAASMATEEQDDDEDAEPDVTSASTAPSLHAAHCRCSSDKFNLPAGVATDKNQNSGSSFLTIQPDVSVCTCQLSGVSLGGLTAPDGSRTSLASAVANSNRKLRRHRARKATVIFNVGGQVFETYRSTLKRFKNSFFADDDKMRAYFRPAHGDYFFDRDPTAFGAVLNYLRTGELHVPTTMCGPALQNELEFWGVDELDIERCCWTQYNTWKTQSRSLEKLEYDRKFSTTQNLQALKGKNSGCWGSTRAAAWKFLQDPGSSRAAKAYAWVSIVFVFISIFSFCAETHPFFRVRLEDVQQFSSLYRFFNLEALQSVLKSHRQLGRNSTRPSPYNGTAGSGEDAGKETAEDNDLPHPSLLIMDLCCLIFFTIEYLTRFVCSPSKVNFLRSFQNIIDFVAISPDYVELLFLIIDPMRREGNIVMDLMFILRMLRLCRIFRLIRHVPGLWILLYTLKASFNELMLMCVFLLIGMVVFATLMHFVESQNGFRNIPVGFWWSVVTMTTVGYGDIVPQTAGGYVIGSCCAVAGLLMIAFTVPIIVSNFVLYYTHVQYGLARRDREIERLTEEQGGGGDEESGQGTESGQGSRTDLSDVRGVLPHPRPAVDSAAIALGQHVALTSHAATDDEVGEGGKCRFELSSDLVSL; the protein is encoded by the exons GTGGGGTCTGGAGAATGGAGTCTCAGTCGTAAGCTTGTCAGCGGACAGCGCCATCCCACGGCCGCCTCCATGGCAACGGAGGAGCAAGATGACGACGAGGACGCGGAgcctgacgtcacttccgccagCACGGCCCCGAGCCTGCACGCTGCTCACTGCCGTTGCTCCAGCGACAAGTTCAACCTGCCCGCCGGCGTCGCGACCGACAAGAACCAGAACTCGGGCTCCAGCTTCCTCACCATCCAGCCGGACGTGTCCGTGTGCACGTGTCAGTTGTCTGGGGTCTCGCTTGGCGGGCTGACGGCTCCAGATGGCTCCCGAACCTCTTTGGCGTCTGCTGTTGCCAATAGCAACCGGAAGCTGCGTCGACACCGCGCGCGCAAGGCCACGGTGATCTTTAACGTGGGCGGCCAGGTCTTCGAGACCTACCGCTCCACCCTCAAGCGCTTCAAGAACTCTTTCTTCGCGGACGACGACAAGATGCGCGCCTACTTCCGCCCGGCTCACGGGGACTACTTCTTCGACCGTGACCCCACGGCTTTTGGGGCGGTGCTGAACTATTTGCGCACGGGGGAGCTGCACGTGCCCACCACGATGTGCGGCCCCGCCCTGCAGAACGAGCTGGAGTTCTGGGGCGTGGACGAGCTGGACATCGAGCGATGCTGCTGGACGCAGTACAACACGTGGAAGACTCAGAGCCGCTCGCTGGAGAAGCTGGAGTACGACCGCAAGTTCTCCACCACCCAGAACCTACAAGCCCTCAAGGGCAAGAACTCGGGGTGCTGGGGGAGCACGCGGGCTGCCGCCTGGAAATTCCTACAAGACCCAGGATCCTCCAGAGCGGCAAAG GCATACGCTTGGGTGTCCATCGTCTTTGTGTTCATCTCCATCTTCTCCTTCTGCGCCGAGACGCATCCTTTCTTCAGGGTCCGCCTGGAGGACGTGCAGCAGTTCTCTTCTCTTTACCGCTTCTTCAATCTGGAGGCGCTGCAGTCGGTCCTCAAGAGCCATCGGCAGCTGGGCCGCAACAGCACGCGACCTTCACCTTACAACGGCACCGCAGGCTCTGGGGAGGATGCCGGGAAGGAGACAGCGGAGGACAATGACCTGCCTCACCCCAGCCTGCTCATCATGGACCTGTGCTGCCTCATCTTCTTCACCATCGAGTACCTCACGCGCTTCGTGTGCTCGCCCAGCAAGGTCAACTTCCTCAGGTCCTTCCAGAACATCATCGACTTCGTGGCCATCTCGCCAGACTACGTGGAGCTGCTCTTCCTCATCATCGACCCCATGCGGCGCGAAGGCAACATCGTCATGGACCTCATGTTCATTTTGCGCATGCTCCGCCTGTGTCGGATCTTCCGGCTGATCCGGCACGTGCCGGGACTGTGGATCTTGCTGTACACGCTCAAGGCGTCCTTCAACGAGCTCATGCTGATGTGCGTCTTCCTGCTCATCGGCATGGTCGTCTTCGCCACCCTCATGCACTTCGTCGAGAGCCAGAACGGCTTCCGCAACATCCCCGTAGGATTTTGGTGGAGTGTGGTTACCATGACGACGGTAGGCTACGGGGACATCGTGCCGCAAACGGCGGGCGGCTACGTCATCGGCTCGTGCTGCGCTGTGGCGGGGCTGCTGATGATCGCCTTCACGGTTCCCATAATAGTCAGCAACTTCGTGCTGTACTACACGCACGTGCAGTATGGTCTGGCTCGCCGAGACCGCGAGATCGAGAGGCTGACGGAGGAACAGGGGGGCGGGGGTGACGAGGAGAGCGGTCAGGGTACGGAGAGCGGTCAGGGCAGCAGGACTGACCTGTCTGACGTCAGAGGGGTGCTCCCTCACCCCCGCCCCGCCGTCGACTCGGCGGCCATCGCCTTAGGACAGCACGTGGCGCTGACGTCACACGCCGCGACAGATGACgaggttggggaagggggaAAATGTAGGTTTGAGCTCTCCAGCGACTTGGTCAGCTTGTAG
- the LOC112562801 gene encoding potassium voltage-gated channel protein Shaw-like isoform X4: MHHSNSGVNVALSRGSGSLKLWSMLLVGSGEWSLSRKLVSGQRHPTAASMATEEQDDDEDAEPDVTSASTAPSLHAAHCRCSSDKFNLPAGVATDKNQNSGSSFLTIQPDVSVCTCQLSGVSLGGLTAPDGSRTSLASAVANSNRKLRRHRARKATVIFNVGGQVFETYRSTLKRFKNSFFADDDKMRAYFRPAHGDYFFDRDPTAFGAVLNYLRTGELHVPTTMCGPALQNELEFWGVDELDIERCCWTQYNTWKTQSRSLEKLEYDRKFSTTQNLQALKGKNSGCWGSTRAAAWKFLQDPGSSRAAKAYAWVSIVFVFISIFSFCAETHPFFRVRLEDVQQFSSLYRFFNLEALQSVLKSHRQLGRNSTRPSPYNGTAGSGEDAGKETAEDNDLPHPSLLIMDLCCLIFFTIEYLTRFVCSPSKVNFLRSFQNIIDFVAISPDYVELLFLIIDPMRREGNIVMDLMFILRMLRLCRIFRLIRHVPGLWILLYTLKASFNELMLMCVFLLIGMVVFATLMHFVESQNGFRNIPVGFWWSVVTMTTVGYGDIVPQTAGGYVIGSCCAVAGLLMIAFTVPIIVSNFVLYYTHVQYGLARRDREIERLTEEQGGGGDEESGQGTESGQGSRTDLSDVRGVLPHPRPAVDSAAIALGQHVALTSHAATDDEVGEGGKCRFELSSDLVSL; the protein is encoded by the exons GTGGGGTCTGGAGAATGGAGTCTCAGTCGTAAGCTTGTCAGCGGACAGCGCCATCCCACGGCCGCCTCCATGGCAACGGAGGAGCAAGATGACGACGAGGACGCGGAgcctgacgtcacttccgccagCACGGCCCCGAGCCTGCACGCTGCTCACTGCCGTTGCTCCAGCGACAAGTTCAACCTGCCCGCCGGCGTCGCGACCGACAAGAACCAGAACTCGGGCTCCAGCTTCCTCACCATCCAGCCGGACGTGTCCGTGTGCACGTGTCAGTTGTCTGGGGTCTCGCTTGGCGGGCTGACGGCTCCAGATGGCTCCCGAACCTCTTTGGCGTCTGCTGTTGCCAATAGCAACCGGAAGCTGCGTCGACACCGCGCGCGCAAGGCCACGGTGATCTTTAACGTGGGCGGCCAGGTCTTCGAGACCTACCGCTCCACCCTCAAGCGCTTCAAGAACTCTTTCTTCGCGGACGACGACAAGATGCGCGCCTACTTCCGCCCGGCTCACGGGGACTACTTCTTCGACCGTGACCCCACGGCTTTTGGGGCGGTGCTGAACTATTTGCGCACGGGGGAGCTGCACGTGCCCACCACGATGTGCGGCCCCGCCCTGCAGAACGAGCTGGAGTTCTGGGGCGTGGACGAGCTGGACATCGAGCGATGCTGCTGGACGCAGTACAACACGTGGAAGACTCAGAGCCGCTCGCTGGAGAAGCTGGAGTACGACCGCAAGTTCTCCACCACCCAGAACCTACAAGCCCTCAAGGGCAAGAACTCGGGGTGCTGGGGGAGCACGCGGGCTGCCGCCTGGAAATTCCTACAAGACCCAGGATCCTCCAGAGCGGCAAAG GCATACGCTTGGGTGTCCATCGTCTTTGTGTTCATCTCCATCTTCTCCTTCTGCGCCGAGACGCATCCTTTCTTCAGGGTCCGCCTGGAGGACGTGCAGCAGTTCTCTTCTCTTTACCGCTTCTTCAATCTGGAGGCGCTGCAGTCGGTCCTCAAGAGCCATCGGCAGCTGGGCCGCAACAGCACGCGACCTTCACCTTACAACGGCACCGCAGGCTCTGGGGAGGATGCCGGGAAGGAGACAGCGGAGGACAATGACCTGCCTCACCCCAGCCTGCTCATCATGGACCTGTGCTGCCTCATCTTCTTCACCATCGAGTACCTCACGCGCTTCGTGTGCTCGCCCAGCAAGGTCAACTTCCTCAGGTCCTTCCAGAACATCATCGACTTCGTGGCCATCTCGCCAGACTACGTGGAGCTGCTCTTCCTCATCATCGACCCCATGCGGCGCGAAGGCAACATCGTCATGGACCTCATGTTCATTTTGCGCATGCTCCGCCTGTGTCGGATCTTCCGGCTGATCCGGCACGTGCCGGGACTGTGGATCTTGCTGTACACGCTCAAGGCGTCCTTCAACGAGCTCATGCTGATGTGCGTCTTCCTGCTCATCGGCATGGTCGTCTTCGCCACCCTCATGCACTTCGTCGAGAGCCAGAACGGCTTCCGCAACATCCCCGTAGGATTTTGGTGGAGTGTGGTTACCATGACGACGGTAGGCTACGGGGACATCGTGCCGCAAACGGCGGGCGGCTACGTCATCGGCTCGTGCTGCGCTGTGGCGGGGCTGCTGATGATCGCCTTCACGGTTCCCATAATAGTCAGCAACTTCGTGCTGTACTACACGCACGTGCAGTATGGTCTGGCTCGCCGAGACCGCGAGATCGAGAGGCTGACGGAGGAACAGGGGGGCGGGGGTGACGAGGAGAGCGGTCAGGGTACGGAGAGCGGTCAGGGCAGCAGGACTGACCTGTCTGACGTCAGAGGGGTGCTCCCTCACCCCCGCCCCGCCGTCGACTCGGCGGCCATCGCCTTAGGACAGCACGTGGCGCTGACGTCACACGCCGCGACAGATGACgaggttggggaagggggaAAATGTAGGTTTGAGCTCTCCAGCGACTTGGTCAGCTTGTAG